The window TGCAGATTTTCAAAAAGTTAAAGATGCCGGTTATGGTTTGTTTGCAAATTATAGCGCATTGTTTAAAACCGCTAATGAACAATCTAATGAAATGATTTTCTCTATTCAAAATATTGGAGTTACTGGTTTTGGTTCCACTACACAATTTTATTGCGGTACCCGTTCTTCTTTCGGCTCATGCTGGAATACCTATCATGTTTCTCCAAACCTGGTAGATTTATACGAAAATGCTGATGGCTCTAAATTTAACTGGGATGCCGTTATTCCTGGATATTCAGCTCTTTCTGTAGCAGAGAGAGAGGTGTACTTTTTAAGAAACAACCTAACAGCGGCCGAAATTACAGCAGCCACTACAAGAGGCGCAAAAATGAGTTTGTATTTGCCAACAGGAAACGAAGCACGTATTATTCAGGCTTATGCTAACCGTGATCCTCGATTGGCTGCAAATGTAATTACACCCTACTCAACTTATTTGGGGGTATTTGGCGGTGCTAATGCTCTTGTAACTTCAAGATGGCCTTATCGCGCTGAAGCGGCTACGAATGGCGATTTGCGTACAGATACACAAAGCCTGTTCTATTATTTATACCGTAAATATGTTTACGAAGGCGCAACAGAAACACCAGCCAGAGATTACGGGCCTACAGATTTTGTTTTAATCAGATATGCTGATGTACTTTTAATGTGGGCAGAAGCTCTTAATGAACAAGGTTTAACTGCTGAAGCCATTGCTAAAGTAAACGAAGTAAGAACCAGAGCTGGTGTTGCACTACTTCAAAATACAAATGCTGCTTTACCAACATTTGTAACAAGCCAGACAGATTTGAGAGAAAGAATTCGCAACGAAAGAAGAGTAGAGTTCCCGAACGAGGGGATTAATTTCTTCGATGAAATGAGATGGAAAAGCTGGAAGGACAAAGTTTTTTATGCTGGTAATGGTGTAAAGCAAGCGTGGGGTAAAGTTGTATATGCTTACTCTTTTAAAGGTGATTATTTGTATAACTGGGCAATTCCGGCTGTAGAGATAGAGCGGAATCCAAACCTGACTCAGAATCCAGGTTGGATAAATTAGATTGTTAAGACATGCTTTTAGGCCGCCACCGTCATGGCGGCCTTTTTAACATAACACTATAACCTTTTTCGAAGCATACATACCTTGCTCAATTGAACACATGGGTGAAAATTGACAATATTATATATGAAAAATCATAATTGAAATAAAAAAAACGATAAGTGGAGAAATGATGCAACTGGTTTCTGCTAGTTTTGAAGAAAAACGGGCACCCGCTTTTCCTTACGGTAAATATCAAAACTGGTTTTGGGGCTTCAATAAAAAATAACAGATGTTGGCAGGCAAGAAAATAATAAATTTTAAAATATTGGCTTTTAAGGTACTCAGCGTCGGTGCTTTATGTGTATTGTTGTTCGTTAATCAGGCAAAAGCACAAAATGAGCCCTACAATACCATTTTGCAACGCATTAATACAGATTTGCAAACATTTGTTAAAGATAAAAACCTGGCTACTGAAATAGGGGTAAACCTGAAAAACCTAAACACAGATGGCAGCTGGGCTGATGTTAATTATACTGATGTGCAGTATGCTCCGCTAAAAAGAATTAAGGATATGGCCACAGCTTATATCCGGTCATCAAACAAATGGTATAGCGATGCGCAATTGCATACATCGATTGTAAAAGGATTACAGAATTGGCTCGATAAAAACCCAAAGAATAAAAACTGGTGGTACAACGATATTTTTTATCCGCAGGCCATTGGGCAAACACTCATTTTAATGCGAAGTGCTAAAGTGCAGCTTCCTGCAAGTCTCGAACAGGCATTGATTCAACGGATGGTGATTCGCCGTTTTAGAACTGGCGATGGAGCCAATACCTCAGATGAAGCGCTGCATTATCTCTACCGTGCCTGTTTAACCCGCAATAAAGCAACACTCGATTCAGCTGCAAAATATCTTTTCGAACCCATTGCCATCAGCGATGGGAAAGAAGGTGTTCAGGTTGATGGAAGCTATTACCAGCATGGTAAACAACAAGCTATTGCCAGTTATGGGCGCGTTTTTGCAGGTAACTCTGTAAATGCCGCTTTTTATTTAAGAGAAACCGATTATACCTTGCCTAAAGATCAGCTTGCTATTTTAGTTAACTATCTTAAAAACACTTTCCTTCAAACCATACGTGGCTCGTTTTACGATTTCAATGTACGCGGTCGTGGCATTAGCCGTAAAGATTCGCTAAGTAGCGGAATGGGCGGAATGATTGAAAAAATTAAATTTTTCGACTCCGAAAATACCAGCTATTGGAACGCTTCGGCATTAAGAACAGCAGGTAAGAAACCAGCTAATTACAACATTACCCCTTCGCATAGCCAATATTGGAAAAGCAATTACACCTTGCATGTAAGACCGGCTTATACTTTTAGTGTGCAGGCTTCATCTAACCGGACTTTAAGAACGGAGCGGGGAAATAATGAAAATATATTGGGTAAGTTTTTACCCGATGGGGCAACCAATATCCAGCGCAGCGGTTCTGAATATGCTAACTTGGTGCCGGTTTGGGAGTGGGATAAAATACCTGGCACTACCAGCAGGGATTATCCTGACGATGAGGGTGCAACCATCCGTAAAGACTGGGGGATACCCGGTACTACCAAATTTTCGGGCGGGGTAAGTGATGGCGTGTACGGCGTATCCTGCTACGATTTAAATTACGATAGCCTTCAGGCTAAAAAAGCCTGGTTCTTTTTCGATCGGGAAGTGGTTTGTTTAGGGGCCGGAATCAAAAGTGAAGCTCCCGAAAAGATTACTACAACAATTAATCAGGCCTGGAGCAGGGGAGCGGTAATTTCATCGTCAGGTGAAAAAAATGAGCAAGGCGTATGGGCAGTTCATGATAGCATCGGCTACATCTTTCCGGAGGGTGGTCAGGTAGAAATTAGCAATGTGGCCCAGGCAGGTAGCTGGTACCGCATCAATCAGTTTCAATCCAAAAACGAATTAAAACACAATGTCTTTAAAATCTGGATAAACCATGGTACAAAGCCGCAAAATGAGCGTTATCAGTACATCGTTATTCCGGGAACTACAGTGGCGGAGATTAAAAAGTATAACCGGTCTATGATTCAGATTTTAAAAAATACAGCAACGCTTCAGGCTGTAAAACATAGGGACTTAAATATGTTGCAGGCAGTATTTTATACCCCCGGAACGCTGGAGTATGATGGTGCTTCGCTCTCTGTTGACAAGCCTTGTACAGTATATATTAAAAATTTAAACACCAAAACTCCGGTACTATACATTGCCGATCCTGCTCAGGAAAACCAGTTAATTCAGGTTCAGTTTAAAGCCGCAGGATCATCAACAACCAAAAACATAACCTGTAATCTGCCAACCGGTGCTTTTGTGGGTGCTACCGCAAGTTTTAAAATAGTAGAATAAACACACCTAAAATTATGAAACCATCAGCGTTTGCACCTGCTACAGCCAGGCCCGACAAATACTGATTTTGAAAAACAAAAATGATAAGATGAAAAAAATCAATCTAGCCGCTACACTACTCCTGCTTATGGGATCGGTCTCATTTGCCCAAAGCCCAAAGAAACCCATGGCTCAATTAATTAATGATGAATTTAAATTTGCTGCCGATCAATATCAGGTGTTGGCTAAGAATATTCCTGCAGGAAAAACACCGCAGAGTTTTGATAAAGGTAAACCTGTTAATTTCGATATTAAATGGTGGTGCAGTGGTTTCTACTCAGGTAGTTTGTGGTACATTTACGAACAGACCAAAAATGACAAGGTAAAAAGTGAGGCAGAGGCTGCACTTAAAATATTAGAACCTAACCAAACCTTTACCGGTAACCACGATCTGGGTTTTATGATGTATTGTAGCTTTGGTAACGGGTATCGCATTACCAAAAATCCAGCATATAAAGAAATTATCCAACGTTCAGCGCAATCATTGGCTACACGTTTCCGTCCTAAAATTCAGGTTATCCAATCGTGGGACAAGAATAAATATTGGGAATGCCCGGTAATTGTAGATAATATGATGAACCTGGAAATGTTAAACTGGGCCAGCGATAACGGCGGCAATGCACGCTATAAAGAAATTGCTATTACACATGCCAATACTACAATAAAAAACCATTTCAGACCAGATTTTAGCTCTTACCACGTGGTAGATTATAATCCGGAAACTGGCGGGGTTATTAAAAAAGCTACTTGGCAGGGTGCTGCAAACTGTTCGGCATGGTCGCGCGGACAAGGCTGGGCTTTATACGGTTACACCATGATGTACCGCTTTACCAAAGACCAAAACTATTTAAAACAAGCTATCGGAATTGCGAATTATATCTTAAAAAATCCGAACTTACCTGCCGATAAGATTCCGTATTGGGATTTTGATGCGCCTTTAATTCCTTATGCCAAACGCGACGCTTCTGCAGGTGCAATCATTGCATCGGCACTGCTCGAACTGGGACAATACACCGAAGGCAAAGAAAAGGCTGAATTTAAATCGGCTGCCGAGACCATGATTTACTCCCTGGCGAGTGCGACTTATCGTGCCAAGGCAGGCGAAAACGGTGGTTTTTTATTGATGCACAGCACAGGTGCTTTTCCTTTAAACAGCGAAATAGATGTGCCGCTGGTTTATGCCGATTATTATTATTTAGAGGCGCTTGCACGATATAAAAAATGGTACCTATAAACAACAATTTAAACAAAATGAACCATAAATCACTTTTAACCATTATTGCTTGCTGCTTGTTTTTTACCGCAACAGCCCAAAATAAAAAAATAACTACAGGTGCCGAGGACCGCGCCATTTGGGTAAAACAATTGTATCGTATAGCCAATCCGGTAATTCATAACCTGGCTAACGAAACATTAAAAAAGAACATGCCTTTAGAAAAAGCACCTGGCTATGGTTTAAATGCTGCTAAGGTAACTTATCTGGAAGCATTAGGACGTACAATTGCTGGCATAGCGCCCTGGCTGGCCTTACCTGACGATGAAACTGCCGAAGGTAAACTGAGGAAAACTATGCGTACTGAGCTTTTAAAAGGATTGGCTAATTCAGTAAATCCCGAAAGCCCCGATTATATCAGCTACCGCTCAGAGAGCCAGCCTATAGTTGATGCAGCCTATGTGGCACATGCTTTTTTACGCGCTCCAAAAGCACTTTGGGAGCCACTTGATGAAACAACCAAGAAAAGATTTATCGAAGAGTTTAAGTCGCTCAGAACCCGTAGCGGTGCGTACAACAACTGGTTGTTGTTCTCGGGCTTAACCGAAGGTTTTTTATTAAGCATTGGCGAACAGTACGATCCTGCCCGTGTTCAGTTTGCTATCAATAAAATGAAAGAATGGTATGTAGGCGATAGCTGGTACAGTGATGGCGAAAAATTTAGTATGGATTATTATAATTCTTATGTAATCCACCCCATGTTGGTCGATCTTTTAAAAGTACTGGTAGAAAAGAAAAAAGCACAGCAGGCCGATTACGATCTGGCTTTAAAACGGATGGTGCGTTATTCGGAATATTTAGAGCGGATTATCTCGCCAGAAGGAACTTACCCTGCCTATGGCCGTTCTATTACCTACCGTACGGCAGCATTTCAGGCATTGGCGCAGGTGGCATTGATGGAAAAACTACCTGAATATGTTAAACCCGCACAGGTGCGTGGCGCTTTAACCAAAGTAATTTATAACCTGTATAACGGAAACCAAAATTTTGATGATAAAGGCTGGTTGGTATTAGGCTTTAACGGTCACCAGCCGGATGTTGCCGATACCTATACTTCTACAGGTAGTTTGTATATGGCTACATTGGGCTTTTTAACACTGGGTTTACCAGCTGACAATAAGTTTTGGACAGATGCACCTGCACCATGGACCAGTTTAAAAGCATGGGGCGGAGAAACGATAAAAAAGGATTATAAAGTTGAGTATTAATACCAATAATCGATATCGTATAAATATATTTGCGGGTAAGATTTGATATCGGTTCAAATCTTACCTCACAACTCAATTTTAACCAATGAACAAATTCGAAAGCCGTTACGCTCAAAGCCCAAAAGAAGTTAAACAAATGGATACCGCAGCGCTGCGGGATAATTTCTTAATTGAAAACGTGTTTGAAGCCAACCAGGTAAATCTAACATTATCTCATTTTGACAGATATATTGTTGGTGGTGCCATGCCAGTTGACCAGAAAATTGCACTTCCTAACCCCGATGATTTAAAAGCCAGCTACTTTTTAGAACGTAGAGAGCTTGGGATTATCAATGTAGGCGGAAAGGCAATTGTTACGGCCGATGGCGAAACCTACGAATTGGATTATAAAGAAGCTTTATATATTGGTAAAGGTACTAAAGAAGTATTTTTCGAATCGGCTGATAAAGGTGTAGCTACAAAATTGTACATCAATTCGGCACCTGCGCACCATACTTACCCAACTAAAAAGGTAAGCAAGGCCGAAGCTGAAATTGTTGAGCTGGGAACACCCGAAACAGCAAACCACCGCATCATTAATAAATTGCTGGTGAATAGTGTTTTGCCAACCTGTCAGTTACAGATGGGGATGACCGAATTAAAATCGGGTAGCGTTTGGAATACCATGCCTGCGCATACGCACGACAGAAGGATGGAAGCTTATTTTTATTTTGAAGTTCCACAGGGACAAAGTGTTTGCCATTTTATGGGCCAGCCGCAAGAAACACGCCACATCTGGATGCAGGGCGATCAGGCGGTAATTTCGCCAAACTGGTCAATCCATTCAGGTGCAGGTACCAGTAATTATACCTTTATTTGGGGTATGGCTGGCGAAAACCTTGATTATGGGGATATGGATCACTGCGCCATTACAGAATTGAAATAAACCGTCATCTCGACTAAAGTGTGCCAATTTTTATTGGTAGCGGAATGGAGAGATCTTATAAAAGTATCAATAGAAAACACATGTCAAACGTATTTAATTTAGCAGGTAAAACTGCTTTAGTTACCGGTTGCAAAAGAGGAATTGGAAAAGCCATGGCTTTAGCACTTGCAGAAGCCGGTGCTGATGTTATTGGTGTATCGGCCAGCCTTGAATTTCAAGGTAGCGCCATAGAAAAAGAAGTTTTGGCCCTGGGGCGCAAATTTTATGCTTATCAGTGCGATTTCAGTAAACGCGAAAACACACTGGCATTTGCTGCACAGGTAAAAGCCGATCATCCGGTAATCGATATTCTGGTAAACAACGCCGGCACCATTTTACGTAAACCCATTGCCGAGCACCCTGATGAATATTGGGATGAGGTAATTGCGGTAAACCAAACTGCTCCGTTTATCTTAACCCGCGAAGTGGGCAGGGATATGATAGCCAGAGGTAGTGGGAAAGTAATTTTTACAGCATCGCTATTGTCGTTTCAGGGCGGAATTACTGTGCCGGGTTATGCTGCAAGTAAAGGTGCAATTGCTTCTTTAACCAAAGCTTTTGCTAACGAGTGGGCATCAAAAGGCGTAAATGTAAATGCCATTGCACCAGGTTACATTGCTACTGATAATACTACCGCCTTACGCGAAGATCAGGATAGAAGCACTTCGATTTTGTCACGTATTCCGGCAGGAAGATGGGGTACGCCCGAAGATTTTAAAGGGCCAACATTATTCCTTGCCTCAGCTGCAAGTGATTACGTCCACGGAACAATTTTAACCGTAGATGGCGGTTGGATGGGACGATAGGTTAGTTTTGAGTCCAGAGTCTTGAGCTCTGAGTCGGGATTTATAAAAAAAACTCGTTGGTTTTGAAATCAACGAGTTTTTTTATGCTCCGGTCTTCCGACTAGTAGAGTTTATAAATCTCAGTAATGTCTTTCAATATTTTTTCGAAGTCGATTTTCAGGTCAATTAACCGGCCTGTTTTAATATCAAAAACCCAGCCCTGTACAGTTAGTTTACGGCCAACAATGGCTTCCTGTACGGCTGCTGTTTTAAGCAGGTTAACACATTGCTCCTGAACGTTAAGTTCAACAAGGCGGTTATAGCGTGCCTCCTCATCAGCAATGGCATTCAATTCATCTTTATGTAAACGGTAAACATCGCGGATGTTTCTTAACCAGGGATTTAAAATACCCAAATCTGCAGGTTGCATGGCTGCTTTAACGCCACCACAGTTGTAATGGCCACAAACTACAATATGGTTTACCTTTAAGTGCCTTACTGCGTAATTTAAAACCGTCATTACGCTTAAATCTACGTTATTTACCAGATTGGCAATATTGCGGTGCACAAATGCCTGTCCGGGCTGGATTCCCATTAAATCTTCGGCAGTAACACGGCTGTCAGAACAACCAATGTATAAAAATTCGGGGCTTTGGCCTTTAGCCAGATCCGTAAAATAATCCGGGTTAATGGATAGTTTTTCGGCAATCCATTTCTCGTTGTTTTTAAAAACTTCTTCTACATTCATAATTTAATTCAATAAGGATTGTATTGTTGTTGGGAAAAATGCAGTATTTATACTGGTATAAAACTAAAAAAGATTTCCCGGTTTTGATAACAAATTCAGCTAACAAAAGTTTAGCAGATTGTAAGATATTGCTGTTGCAAATTTGTGGGGAAATTTAGCGGGTAAGCAGTGTGGAAATATTTCTACAAAATGTAGAAATCACATTTTGAATAAGAGAAAGTAGAGCGATATTTTAAATACATCCGAAGTTTAATTACTGCTAAACTCCGGATGTAGCTATGCTGTTTTAGCTGGCAACTGCTACCGCATTTTTGTTGATGTGGTTAGGCAGTTCCTCGAGTGTGTATAAGTTAACCAACGATTCTCTTAAAACATTTTTTGAATCGTACCACACGTTATCATGCGTAAAGTGACAAACACCTTTGGTAAGTTCGGTAATAATGGCACCAATTAAAGTACCAAAGTGGTTTTCAAAAACATCTCCTGCATGGTATTTAATTGAGAATACCTTGTTGTGGTTTTGAAGTTGCGCTTCTATTTCAGCGCTTAGTTTAATGGTTCTAGCTACCTTCTTTTTCTTCTTCTTTTTAAAAAGAGTGGTTAACTTCTGAATAAAGCTTTGTTTAATGATTTTATCTTTAAAAAGCTTTTTCTTGTATTCTTTAAGGTCGAAAGGTTTAATTGAAGTGCCAAAATTTAACTTTAAGTTGTTTTCGTTAAATATTTCTAAGCTTGGCTTTTCCCATTTAAACACGATGGGTAAGTTTCCGTTCGAATTTCTGAATGAAAACGATGAATTAATGTCAAGAACGCTTTCATGCTCGTTCAAGCGTTTTAAAATAGTTGGGATTAAATCGTCTGTTAAGGCGTTGGTATAGATGTGTATATAAGCACTCATTTTGTTAATAAGATTACTGAAATCAATAAAATTCTATATTGATAATTAAGGATATCGACGTATAGGTGGCTATTGCGTAAACAGCCAGATATCGTTAACTCGGGAATCTTGAAAAGATAGGGTGGTTAGTTTTTTTCATATATAGGTTTTTTGTGTGTTTACTTGTATTGTTTGTTTTACTTGCTAAACGTATGCTGTGATGAAAACGTTACACTTGTAAAAACAAAATTTCTATAGCAATAATTATACCATAAAGTTGTAAGGATTATTTTAATCTCTCTACCAGTTTTTTTATGCTGGCTGCACCCATCATGCTTTTAAACTCAGGCATATCTTGGTGGTCTTTCTCTATCAATTGCTTTAAGCTTCTGTTAAAGCTTCTTACAGAAATGCCGAGATAGGCAGCCATATCATCTTTTGAGATAGAGATGTGCTCATCAGCCTGTAATTGGAGCAGTTTTAACAGTGCATATTCTACCGTGTACAATTGTTGAAAAGATGCACGTGTACTGGTTTGTATAATCCGGGTAGATAGCTCCTGGAGTAAGATTGTAGTAAATTCACTACTTTTTTGTATCAGCGATAGGAAAATGTGATCGGGGATAACATATGCAGTTACTTCACTTATGGCAGCTACATTACATAAACAATTGATCTTTTTTAAAGCTTCCAGTTCGCCAATAACCTCGCCCTTGCCTAAAAACTCAATAATAAAATCCTTGCCGTTTTCTTCCGAAATAAAACACTTGCTGATTCCCTCTTTAATGATGTAGATGTTGCTGATTTTGTCGCCCTGTTCAATTAAACGATAACCGGCTTTAAAGCTTTTGAGGGCAATGTTTCCGTCAGCATTTTCGGTACTAAAACGTTCAATAAAAGAGAGGAAGTTGAGATTGGTTCGTAGCATATTCTTTTTGCTGAGACAAATGTCCTTTTTTATCAGGATTGCCGGCGTTACTTTTGTGGCACTAAAGTAAGCATAACCATGAACAATCAGATTACCGTAATTGCTTTTGATGCTGATGACACCCTTTGGGTAAACGAACCTTACTTCCGCGAAACCGAAGATAAATTTGCTGCCCTGCTGGAAGATTTCATGCCACGCCACAGTATAATTGCTGAACTCTACAAAACTGAAATGGCTAATTTACAACTTTATGGTTATGGTATTAAGGGTTTTATGCTCAGTATGATCGAAACGGCATTGAAGATAACAGTGGGGAAAAATGACCCCAAAGTTGTGGAAATGATAATCGAATTGGGGCAGGAAATGTTGAACAAACCTATCGAACTGCTGGATGGGGTAGAGGAAGTACTTAAAGCCCTGCACGGAAAATATAAACTGGTTGTGGCTACCAAAGGCGATCTGCTCGATCAGCAAAGGAAACTAACCAAATCGGGTTTAGATCATTATTTCCATCACATCGAAATTATGAGCGATAAACAGGAAAGGGATTATCAAAAACTGATGAAACACCTGGATTGCCAACCCGAATCGTTCTTAATGCTGGGCAATTCCTTAAAATCGGATGTACTACCAGTGCTCAATATTGGCGGGCATGCCGTTCATATTCCGTACCATACCACCTGGGTGCACGAAAGTATTGATCACATCATTGAGCATCCTAATTTTTACGAGATGGAAAGCCTGTCGGAAATTTTACCAAAATTAATTGAATGAAAGAAAAAATAGATATAGACACCTGGATCAGAAAAGATCATTTTAAATTTTTTAGCACATTTGGCGAGCCATTTTTTGGCGTAACCGTTGATGTGGATTGTACGCCTACCTACAAGGAAGCAAAAGAGAAAGCCGTTTCGTTCTTTCTGCTTTATTTGCATAAATCGCTTGCTGCGGCAAATGCGATTGAACCTTTTAGCTACCGCATTATTGATGGCGAAGTGTGGAAATACGACCGTGTAAATGCTGCAGCAACCATTAACCGCCCAAACGGTACTTTTGGTTTTGGTTACCTCGATTTTTACCACGACTTTAACGATTTTAAACTGGCAGCTAATCAGGAGATCGAAAAAGTACAAGCTACAACAGGCTTAATTCCATCTGCTTCTGGCGAAAATGTAATTCATTACTCGGCACTTCCCTGGTTAAATTTCACTTCTTTATCTCATGCCCGCAATTTTGCTTTTCAGGATAGCTGCCCTAAAATCTCTTTTGGCAAGGTGAGAGATGAAAACGGAAGAAAAATAATGCCGGTTTCTATCCACGTAAACCATGCTTTAATGGATGGCTACCATGTGGCGCAGTTTGTAGATACCTACCAGGATTTGCTGAATAAAAATGAACCTGCTTAGCCAGGTGGGGTTGATGGCATTTCTTCGCTTTTAAGCTGAAAGATGTGCTGCAATAAAAAAAAACAATTATCATTTGCTTTCGATAAAGTATTTGCTATTTTTGCAGCACAGGCAGGAAGCTTGTTCCCATTATCTTATTTGTTTATTCGGGTTTGGTTATTGGAATTTAAAAATTGGGGGATTAGCTCATTTGGCTAGAGCGCTTCGCTGGCAGTGAAGAGGTGATCGGTTCGAATCCGATATTCTCCACAGGTCCCCATAATACTACCGATGGTCAGTGTTTTAGTGAGTTGAATGGCATCTACTCAGCCAAAACTCAGCCACAGAAAAAAGAGAAGTCAAATAATCTGGCATTCTCCACAAAAAACCATCAAACAACTAGAGATAAGTTGTTTGATGGTTTTAAAAATCCAATCTCCAATAAAATTCCACCGCGAAATAGAACTTTGAGTTCTATGGAAATTCCGGACTTGCCCTACACCATTCCAAGATTATTTAAAGGAAAAAAGATTGAATCTGTTCCTAAAGGTAGCACGTGGGCTAAAGAAGAGCCCCTCCAGAGCTGGTATGTTGAATTTTTTTCACAACCCACAGACTGGTCAGATGGAAAGGTTCAGGCCGACTAAGAACCTTAACCGGATAAAAGATCCACACGAAAAGCTTAAGCATTTTACACGGTTGTGCGAAGCTTACCGCTACCATTATACTGATCTCATAAAGAATCATCAAAGGCAGGAATACAATCAGCATATTCTGTATATCAGGGGTAGTTGTGACCACCGCTGCAATGATCAGCATGATCACAACCGAATATTGTTCAGTACTAAGGGTGGTTTATTAATATGATGGTGGAGCGAGTTTTCAATTTTGTCACATTGATTCATAAAGTTGTAGAGCTATCCGCATCCATTCGGAATAAATTAAGAATTTTACCCCTAAAAACTAAGAATTTTACCCTTACCGCTTTTTAATGATTGCCTAATTTTACTGCCAATAAGATAATTGAGCTTAAAAGTATTCATTTTGATGTTTCATTTTCTTAACGACATCTAACCTGTTATCTAAATGAAACTCTCTTGTATTATCTTAGACGGTGAGCTATTTGCCTCGCAGCAATTGGCAAAATATCTTGCCAAGATGCCAATTATTGGAAAGGTAAAAATCTATATTAACCCGCACTTAGCCATAGTGGATATTATAAAAT is drawn from Pedobacter sp. HDW13 and contains these coding sequences:
- a CDS encoding carbonic anhydrase codes for the protein MNVEEVFKNNEKWIAEKLSINPDYFTDLAKGQSPEFLYIGCSDSRVTAEDLMGIQPGQAFVHRNIANLVNNVDLSVMTVLNYAVRHLKVNHIVVCGHYNCGGVKAAMQPADLGILNPWLRNIRDVYRLHKDELNAIADEEARYNRLVELNVQEQCVNLLKTAAVQEAIVGRKLTVQGWVFDIKTGRLIDLKIDFEKILKDITEIYKLY
- a CDS encoding Crp/Fnr family transcriptional regulator: MLRTNLNFLSFIERFSTENADGNIALKSFKAGYRLIEQGDKISNIYIIKEGISKCFISEENGKDFIIEFLGKGEVIGELEALKKINCLCNVAAISEVTAYVIPDHIFLSLIQKSSEFTTILLQELSTRIIQTSTRASFQQLYTVEYALLKLLQLQADEHISISKDDMAAYLGISVRSFNRSLKQLIEKDHQDMPEFKSMMGAASIKKLVERLK
- a CDS encoding HAD family hydrolase → MNNQITVIAFDADDTLWVNEPYFRETEDKFAALLEDFMPRHSIIAELYKTEMANLQLYGYGIKGFMLSMIETALKITVGKNDPKVVEMIIELGQEMLNKPIELLDGVEEVLKALHGKYKLVVATKGDLLDQQRKLTKSGLDHYFHHIEIMSDKQERDYQKLMKHLDCQPESFLMLGNSLKSDVLPVLNIGGHAVHIPYHTTWVHESIDHIIEHPNFYEMESLSEILPKLIE
- a CDS encoding chloramphenicol acetyltransferase — translated: MKEKIDIDTWIRKDHFKFFSTFGEPFFGVTVDVDCTPTYKEAKEKAVSFFLLYLHKSLAAANAIEPFSYRIIDGEVWKYDRVNAAATINRPNGTFGFGYLDFYHDFNDFKLAANQEIEKVQATTGLIPSASGENVIHYSALPWLNFTSLSHARNFAFQDSCPKISFGKVRDENGRKIMPVSIHVNHALMDGYHVAQFVDTYQDLLNKNEPA